In the Dehalococcoidia bacterium genome, one interval contains:
- the moaA gene encoding GTP 3',8-cyclase MoaA, protein MSSQAGEFIPLTPVSLPRGQWRELAGEGLVDPIGRRIEYLRISVTDRCNLRCVYCMPEEGVPWLPREEVLTLEEIWRVVRVAASMGLRRVRLTGGEPTVRRGLVELVRWVASTPGIEDVALTTNGVALAAMAKELAEAGLRRINVSLDTLRADRFRAITRWGKIEDVLAGIEAARRAGLSPIKLNVVVMRGVNDDEVVDFARTTLDEDWEVRFIELMPFMDEESLCIKMQGETSFSFVPTWEVKRRIEEALGPLAPAQSACGAGPAKYWRLPGARGLVGFISPLTEHAFCATCNRMRLTADGKIRPCLLTDHEVDLKGILRGGGSDEELRGAILLALRTKPDAHHLWDGNRPRWRKMVQIGG, encoded by the coding sequence ATGAGCTCGCAGGCAGGTGAATTCATCCCCCTCACCCCAGTGTCCCTGCCCAGGGGCCAGTGGCGGGAGTTGGCTGGGGAAGGGTTGGTGGATCCCATAGGCCGGCGCATCGAATATCTGCGCATCTCGGTGACGGACCGGTGCAACCTCCGCTGCGTCTACTGTATGCCCGAGGAGGGGGTCCCATGGCTGCCCCGCGAGGAAGTCCTCACCCTGGAGGAGATATGGCGGGTGGTGAGGGTGGCGGCGAGCATGGGGCTCAGGCGGGTGAGGCTCACGGGCGGGGAGCCCACGGTGCGGCGGGGATTGGTGGAGCTGGTGCGGTGGGTCGCGTCCACCCCTGGCATCGAGGACGTGGCCCTGACCACCAACGGCGTGGCCCTGGCAGCCATGGCCAAGGAACTGGCAGAGGCTGGATTGCGCAGGATCAACGTCTCTCTGGACACCTTGCGTGCCGACCGCTTCCGGGCCATCACCCGCTGGGGCAAGATAGAAGACGTGTTGGCCGGCATCGAGGCCGCCCGTCGGGCGGGCCTTTCGCCCATCAAGCTGAACGTGGTAGTGATGCGCGGCGTCAACGACGATGAGGTGGTGGACTTCGCCCGCACCACCTTGGACGAGGACTGGGAGGTGCGGTTCATAGAGCTGATGCCCTTCATGGACGAGGAGAGCCTGTGCATCAAGATGCAAGGGGAGACGTCTTTTTCGTTCGTCCCCACCTGGGAGGTCAAAAGGCGTATTGAGGAAGCGCTGGGTCCCCTGGCTCCGGCCCAGAGCGCCTGTGGTGCCGGCCCGGCCAAGTATTGGCGTCTGCCTGGAGCTAGGGGGTTGGTGGGGTTTATAAGCCCCCTCACCGAGCATGCCTTCTGCGCCACTTGCAACCGTATGCGCCTCACCGCCGACGGCAAGATCCGCCCCTGTCTCCTAACGGACCACGAGGTGGACCTGAAGGGGATCCTGCGCGGGGGAGGCTCCGACGAGGAGCTGCGCGGGGCCATCCTCCTCGCCCTGCGCACCAAGCCCGATGCCCACCACCTGTGGGACGGCAACCGCCCCCGCTGGCGTAAGATGGTCCAGATCGGTGGCTAG
- a CDS encoding pyridoxamine 5'-phosphate oxidase family protein, which yields MPVQLTQEMVDFVMRPDVVKVLATANEDGSPNVGPKASVRVWDDHSLIYAEFTGKHHYQNVRRDPRAAVACIDWQARQGYRFVGRAEIHEGDQVFQEFVSRMGFKSPPKAVVRLLVEGVYALSGPQVGERIL from the coding sequence ATGCCCGTGCAGCTCACCCAGGAGATGGTGGACTTCGTCATGCGTCCGGATGTGGTGAAGGTCCTGGCCACGGCCAACGAGGACGGCTCCCCCAATGTAGGGCCCAAGGCCTCGGTGCGGGTCTGGGACGACCATAGCCTCATCTACGCCGAGTTCACGGGCAAGCACCACTACCAAAATGTCCGCCGTGACCCACGGGCGGCTGTCGCCTGCATCGATTGGCAGGCGCGACAGGGCTACCGCTTTGTGGGGCGGGCGGAGATCCACGAGGGGGACCAGGTGTTCCAGGAGTTTGTCTCCCGTATGGGCTTCAAGAGCCCGCCCAAGGCGGTGGTGCGGCTACTGGTGGAAGGAGTCTATGCCTTGAGTGGGCCGCAGGTGGGGGAGAGGATCCTGTAG
- the moaC gene encoding cyclic pyranopterin monophosphate synthase MoaC, which translates to MEGLTHLDDAGRPRMVDVSAKGETWREAVAKGRIWLLPQTLQLIATGQVAKGDVMTTARLAGIMAAKRTPELIPLCHPIPLTDVEVEVTPFEDGLEITATVRTVARTGVEMEALVAVTVAALTIYDMVKAVDRSARIGDVRLVRKSGGKSGELVLE; encoded by the coding sequence GTGGAAGGGCTCACCCATCTGGACGATGCCGGCCGCCCCCGCATGGTGGACGTCTCCGCCAAAGGCGAGACGTGGCGGGAGGCGGTGGCCAAGGGTCGCATTTGGCTCCTTCCCCAGACGTTGCAGCTCATCGCCACGGGCCAGGTGGCCAAGGGGGATGTGATGACCACCGCCCGCCTGGCGGGCATCATGGCTGCCAAGCGTACCCCCGAGCTGATCCCGCTCTGCCACCCCATACCCCTTACAGACGTGGAGGTGGAGGTGACCCCTTTTGAGGATGGGCTAGAGATCACGGCCACTGTGCGGACCGTGGCTCGCACGGGGGTGGAGATGGAGGCCCTGGTGGCGGTGACGGTGGCGGCCCTCACGATTTATGACATGGTGAAGGCCGTGGACCGCAGCGCCCGCATAGGCGACGTGAGGCTGGTGCGCAAGTCCGGGGGCAAAAGCGGCGAGCTGGTGCTAGAGTAG